The following coding sequences are from one Primulina eburnea isolate SZY01 chromosome 15, ASM2296580v1, whole genome shotgun sequence window:
- the LOC140814643 gene encoding pleiotropic drug resistance protein 3-like codes for MAQLIGVDEIESFRNELSEIGRSFRASLRRHASSFRSLGSDRNFDLDDDAMLQWEEIDRLPTFERLKSSLFDEDDEHGDGIRGKRVVDVTKLGAQERHVFIEKLIKHIEHDNLELLHKIRKRMDKVGVKLPTIEVRYTNLSIEAECEVVYGKPLPTLWNSFKSMVSDIARLPGLQSQKAHINIINNVSGLIKPGRLTLLLGPPGCGKTTLLKSLSGNLDKSLKVTGEVSYNGYTFNEFVAQKTSAYISQYDLHIPEMTVRETLDFSSQCQGIGSRAEIMTELTRREKESKIIPDPDIDTYMKAISLEGQKTNLQTDYMLKILGLDICADTLFGDAMRRGISGGQKKRLTTGEMIVGPTKALFMDEISSGLDSSTTYQVVSFLQQLAHITDATILVSLLQPAPETFDLFDDVILMGEGNIAYHGPRSDILEFFRTCGFQCPERKGVADFLQEVISRKDQEQYWHETQKPYSYVSIDTFSRKFKESLQGKKLNVELSVPFDKSKSHKNAISFSGYSLPKWTLFRSCMSRELLLMKRNSFVYIFKVVQLVIIASVSMTVFLRTQMGIDLVHANNYLGALFYSLIVVLIDGMPELSMTVSRLAVFYKQRDLRFYSAWAYAVPATILKIPLSLLSALAWTSLTYYVIGYSPEPGRFFSHMLMICAVHMASISMFRFLASIFRTMVASTTAGSLAIVFAMLFSGFLIPRPSMPSWLKWAFWVSPLSYGEIGLSINEFLAPRWQKELSGNTTLGHQTLENRGLNFRGNFFWISIGALFGLTVLFNIGFVLALTFLKSSGSRVIISSETLTQLHGSKESKNKMREEEKLRDPPPTTSTKLHKEKMVLPFEPLSISFQDVQYYIETPMAMKEHGYNQKKRQLLCDITGSFRPGILTALMGVSGAGKTTLLDVLSGRKTVGIVEGEIRIGGYPKNQRTFARISGYCEQTDIHSPQITVEESVVFSAWLRLQSNINPKTKYEFVKEVLETIELDGIKDALVGTPGVTGLSTEQRKRLTIAVELVANPSIIFMDEPTTGLDARSAAIVMRAVKNVANTGRTIVCTIHQPSINIFEAFDELVLLKAGGRMIYCGPLGKHSSKVIEYFECISGVPKIRDNYNPATWMLEVTSTSSEAELGVDFAQIYENSALHEENKMLVRKLSLPPSGSKDLHFPTTYSQNGWQQFKACLWKQHWSYWRSPSYNLMRSLHMLFASFLFGFLFWGQGKKIHNQQSLFTLLGSMYSSTLFCGINNSASVLPYVSTERNVLYRERFAGMYASWAYSSAQVIIEIPYLFAQAIAFTAITYPMIGYYQSAYKIFWYFYSMFCSLLYFTYLGMLLISITPSFPVAAISQSAFYTFLNLFSGFLIPRPQIPKWWVWFYYVVPTSWTLNGMLNSQFGDIGKQIVVFGENKRIEDFLRDYFGYHHDMLPLVGVLLMLYPIAFASLFAVCIENLNFQRR; via the exons ATGGCGCAGTTGATTGGAGTGGATGAAATTGAATCATTCAGGAATGAGCTCTCGGAGATTGGGAGAAGCTTCAGAGCATCTTTGAGGCGTCATGCATCGAGTTTTCGGAGCTTGGGTTCGGATAGGAACTTTGATTTGGACGATGATGCTATGTTGCAATGGGAGGAAATCGACAGGCTGCCTACTTTTGAACGATTGAAATCTTCATTGTTCGATGAAGATGATGAACATGGAGATGGGATTAGAGGGAAAAGAGTGGTCGATGTTACTAAGCTTGGTGCCCAGGAAAGGCATGTGTTCATTGAGAAACTTATCAAACACATTGAGCATGATAATCTCGAATTGCTGCATAAAATTCGAAAAAGAATGGACAA AGTTGGTGTAAAACTGCCCACCATTGAGGTGAGATACACAAATTTGAGTATAGAAGCTGAGTGTGAAGTTGTTTATGGAAAGCCCCTCCCTACTCTTTGGAATTCTTTCAAGAGCATGGTATCG GATATCGCCAGGCTTCCTGGTTTGCAGTCACAAAAGGCACATATAAACATCATTAACAATGTTAGTGGTTTGATTAAGCCTGGAAG ATTGACGCTATTACTTGGTCCTCCAGGGTGTGGGAAGACTACACTATTGAAATCTTTATCAGGAAATTTGGACAAATCATTAAAG GTTACTGGTGAGGTTTCATACAACGGATACACATTTAATGAGTTTGTAGCCCAGAAAACGTCAGCTTATATAAGCCAATATGATCTGCATATCCCGGAAATGACCGTCAGGGAAACACTTGATTTTTCATCTCAATGTCAGGGTATTGGTAGCAGAGCAG AAATCATGACTGAGCTTACAAGAAGAGAGAAAGAATCAAAAATCATACCAGATCCAGATATAGATACTTACATGAAG GCAATCTCTTTGGAAGGTCAAAAGACAAATCTTCAAACAGACTACATGTTGAAA ATTCTTGGTCTTGATATCTGTGCTGATACACTATTTGGAGATGCAATGAGGAGAGGTATTTCTGGTGGTCAGAAGAAGAGACTGACAACAG GTGAGATGATTGTTGGGCCGACAAAAGCTTTATTCATGGATGAAATTTCGAGTGGTTTGGATAGCTCGACCACATATCAGGTCGTCAGCTTCCTTCAACAACTGGCACACATCACAGATGCTACAATACTTGTTTCACTTCTCCAGCCGGCACCAGAAACCTTTGATCTCTTTGATGATGTTATCTTGATGGGAGAAGGGAACATTGCCTATCATGGACCCCGAAGTGATATTTTAGAATTCTTTAGGACTTGTGGGTTTCAATGTCCTGAAAGAAAAGGAGTGGCTGACTTTCTCCAGGAG GTTATATCCAGAAAAGATCAAGAACAATACTGGCATGAAACTCAAAAACCTTACAGTTATGTTTCTATTGATACATTTTCAAGGAAATTTAAGGAGTCTCTGCAAGGAAAGAAGCTTAATGTAGAACTCTCCGTTCCATTTGACAAGTCGAAGAGCCACAAGAATGCAATTAGTTTTAGTGGGTATTCTTTGCCGAAATGGACTCTCTTTAGATCTTGTATGTCAAGAGAACTTCTTCTCATGAAAAGAAATTCTTTTGTTTACATATTCAAAGTTGTTCAG CTTGTCATCATAGCATCTGTATCAATGACTGTATTCTTGAGGACACAGATGGGCATTGATCTCGTCCATGCAAATAACTACTTGGGAGCACTATTTTATTCTCTGATAGTTGTTCTTATTGATGGAATGCCTGAGCTCTCGATGACCGTTTCAAGGCTTGCAGTTTTCTACAAACAGAGAGATTTACGTTTCTACTCTGCTTGGGCATATGCAGTTCCAGCTACCATTCTCAAGATTCCTCTCTCGTTGTTGTCAGCTTTAGCATGGACTTCTCTTACTTATTACGTCATTGGGTATAGCCCGGAGCCTGGGAG GTTTTTTAGCCACATGCTGATGATATGCGCTGTCCACATGGCCTCAATCTCTATGTTCCGTTTCTTGGCATCAATTTTTCGTACTATGGTCGCATCTACAACAGCTGGTAGTTTGGCGATAGTATTCGCGATGCTATTCAGTGGCTTTTTGATTCCAAGAC CATCCATGCCGTCTTGGTTAAAATGGGCATTTTGGGTTTCTCCATTATCCTACGGAGAGATAGGCCTTTCGATAAATGAGTTTCTAGCACCAAGATGGCAAAAG GAGCTATCAGGAAATACCACATTGGGACATCAGACACTTGAAAACCGTGGGCTAAATTTCAGAGGAAATTTTTTTTGGATATCAATAGGTGCCTTGTTTGGACTGACAGTGCTCTTCAACATTGGGTTCGTATTGGCCTTAACTTTCTTAAAAT CATCTGGTTCTCGTGTCATCATTTCAAGTGAAACACTCACTCAATTACATGGAAGTAAAGAATCCAAGAACAAAATGCGAGAAGAAGAAAAACTGCGAGATCCTCCTCCAACAACTAGCACAAAATTGCATAAAG AAAaaatggttttaccttttgaacCCCTGTCTATATCTTTCCAAGACGTTCAATACTACATTGAAACACCAATG GCCATGAAGGAGCATGGTTACAATCAGAAAAAGCGTCAACTTTTATGTGATATAACCGGGTCATTTAGACCCGGTATTCTTACTGCTCTCATGGGTGTAAGTGGTGCTGGGAAAACAACCCTTCTTGATGTACTTTCTGGTAGGAAAACTGTTGGCATTGTGGAAGGAGAAATAAGAATTGGGGGTTATCCAAAAAATCAAAGGACATTCGCTAGGATTTCAGGTTACTGTGAGCAAACTGACATACATTCTCCACAAATTACAGTGGAAGAATCAGTAGTTTTTTCAGCTTGGCTACGCCTTCAATCCAATATCAATCCAAAGACAAAATAT GAATTTGTTAAAGAAGTCCTCGAAACCATTGAGCTTGATGGAATAAAAGATGCATTAGTGGGTACTCCTGGTGTTACTGGTTTGTCAACTGAGCAACGGAAGCGGTTGACTATAGCTGTGGAACTTGTAGCGAACCCCTCAATAATCTTTATGGACGAGCCAACAACCGGACTCGATGCCAGGTCAGCAGCAATCGTCATGCGGGCAGTAAAGAATGTGGCAAATACTGGGAGAACAATTGTCTGCACCATTCATCAACCAAGCATCAACATATTTGAAGCATTTGATGAG TTGGTACTTCTGAAAGCTGGAGGTCGCATGATATATTGTGGACCCTTAGGCAAGCACTCCAGCAAAGTGATAGAGTATTTTGAG TGCATCTCTGGTGTCCCAAAAATAAGAGATAACTACAATCCGGCCACGTGGATGTTGGAGGTCACGTCAACTTCTTCAGAAGCTGAACTTGGAGTAGACTTTGCACAGATTTACGAGAATTCTGCTTTGCACGA GGAAAACAAAATGCTTGTGAGAAAGCTTAGCTTGCCACCTTCGGGATCAAAAGATTTGCATTTCCCTACAACCTATTCCCAAAATGGTTGGCAACAATTCAAAGCTTGTCTGTGGAAGCAGCACTGGTCTTACTGGAGAAGCCCTTCCTACAACTTGATGCGCTCCTTGCATATGCTTTTTGCGTCTTTCCTTTTTGGTTTCCTGTTCTGGGGTCAAGGCAAGAAAAT ACATAATCAGCAGAGTCTATTCACTCTGCTTGGTTCAATGTATAGCTCGACGCTCTTCTGTGGAATAAACAATTCTGCATCCGTCCTACCATATGTCAGCACAGAGCGAAACGTTCTCTATAGAGAAAGATTTGCAGGGATGTATGCCTCATGGGCTTATTCATCAGCTCAG GTCATAATCGAGATTCCATATCTGTTTGCTCAAGCAATAGCATTCACTGCAATCACATATCCAATGATCGGATACTATCAGTCAGCATACAAGATCTTCTGGTATTTCTACTCCATGTTCTGTTCACTTTTATACTTCACTTACCTCGGAATGCTGCTGATTTCGATAACTCCAAGCTTTCCAGTAGCTGCCATTTCACAGTCAGCCTTTTACACATTTCTAAATCTGTTCTCTGGATTCCTCATTCCCCGACCT CAAATTCCCAAGTGGTGGGTATGGTTTTATTATGTGGTTCCAACTTCTTGGACTTTAAATGGGATGCTGAATTCACAGTTCGGAGATATAGGGAAGCAAATTGTTGTGTTTGGTGAAAACAAAAGAATTGAAGATTTTTTAAGAGATTATTTTGGATATCACCATGATATGTTGCCTCTTGTTGGTGTTCTTCTGATGCTGTACCCCATTGCCTTTGCTTCTCTGTTCGCAGTTTGCATCGAAAACTTGAACTTTCAAAGGAGATAA
- the LOC140814947 gene encoding probable L-cysteine desulfhydrase, chloroplastic, whose product MDSLLPRSGSTTQNSLKSITPEEIRSEFSHHDPTVARINNGSFGCCPATIIAAQQRHQLLFLRQPDYFYFNTLKPSIFETRRLIQNLINADNPDEVSVVDNATTAAAIVLQHTSWSFFLSHFHPGDAVIMLHYAYGAVKKSVHAYISRAGGHVIEVHLPFPVKSSSDIIFEFQKALQKGKENGRKIRLAVIDHITSMPCVIIPVKELVRMCRDEGVDRIFIDGAHAIGNVDLDMKDIGADFYTSNLHKWLFCPPSAAFLYCKMSEKSSDLHHPVVSHEYGNGLAMESAWIGTRDYSSQLVVPEVMEFLNRFEGGINGIMQRNHEAVIEMAEMLVEAWGTELGTPLDMCSSMAMVGMPTCLGIKSDSDALKLRANLRTVFKVEVPIYYREPVEGEVDPITGYARISHQVYNVVEDYNRLRDAVNKLVKAGVTCASLSN is encoded by the coding sequence ATGGATTCTCTCCTCCCCAGAAGCGGCTCCACCACGCAAAATTCATTAAAATCAATAACCCCAGAGGAGATCCGCTCCGAATTCTCCCATCATGACCCGACGGTGGCCCGCATAAACAACGGAAGCTTCGGGTGCTGTCCAGCCACAATTATCGCTGCCCAACAGCGCCACCAGCTCCTCTTCCTCCGTCAGCCAGATTATTTCTATTTCAACACACTCAAGCCCTCCATCTTCGAAACCCGTCGCCTAATCCAGAACCTCATCAACGCGGACAATCCAGATGAAGTCTCCGTCGTGGATAACGCCACCACCGCCGCCGCTATCGTCCTACAGCATACCTCCTGGTCTTTCTTCTTATCTCATTTTCATCCCGGTGACGCCGTTATCATGCTCCACTATGCCTACGGAGCCGTCAAGAAATCCGTCCACGCGTACATTTCTCGCGCCGGTGGCCATGTCATTGAGGTTCATCTTCCTTTTCCTGTGAAATCTagttctgatattatatttgaatttcaaaAGGCTCTTCAAAAAGGGAAAGAAAATGGTAGAAAGATTAGATTGGCTGTCATTGATCATATAACTTCAATGCCCTGTGTAATAATCCCTGTGAAAGAGCTTGTGAGAATGTGTAGAGATGAGGGTGTTGATAGAATATTTATTGATGGGGCACACGCCATTGGCAATGTGGATTTAGACATGAAGGATATAGGCGCTGACTTTTACACTAGTAATTTGCACAAGTGGTTGTTTTGCCCGCCATCTGCAGCATTTTTGTATTGTAAGATGTCGGAAAAATCCTCTGACTTACACCACCCGGTAGTGTCTCATGAATATGGTAATGGGTTAGCAATGGAGAGTGCCTGGATCGGGACGAGGGACTATAGCTCTCAATTGGTTGTGCCAGAGGTTATGGAATTCTTGAATCGGTTTGAGGGTGGCATAAATGGGATTATGCAGAGGAATCACGAGGCAGTGATAGAGATGGCAGAAATGTTAGTAGAAGCATGGGGGACAGAATTGGGGACTCCTCTGGATATGTGCTCGAGTATGGCTATGGTGGGAATGCCCACTTGTTTGGGGATTAAGAGTGATTCAGATGCATTGAAATTGAGGGCTAATTTGAGAACTGTTTTTAAGGTTGAGGTTCCGATTTACTATAGGGAGCCAGTTGAGGGAGAAGTTGATCCAATCACAGGGTATGCTAGGATTTCTCATCAGGTGTACAATGTGGTTGAGGACTACAATAGGTTAAGGGATGCTGTCAACAAGTTGGTCAAAGCTGGTGTTACTTGCGCATCACTTTCCAACTGA
- the LOC140815630 gene encoding uncharacterized protein, whose translation MEGSTNTVFRPPVLDGSNYALWKVKMRVFIKSIDERAWQRVLDGWSPPKLEDADGDTRLKPESAWTVDEVQSSNYNSKALNAIFSSVDTRMFNLITTSVCAKDAWEILQKHCEGSASVRKTRLRMVTSKFESLRMEDKESILEYDCRLRQLSNESHGLGDPIPNERLVNKVLRSLPERFNVKVCAIEESKDTSNINLDELMSSLRTFEMNLDLQKKDKGKTIALEASTESYDEILQLFKEVDKSDLGEESISLFTKKFGDYLKTMREKKRIGQKSELPNNTIFAKAQKFTPMKGQVRPKTEVQIQSNVRNLDSVQCRECSGYGHYANECANRLRKNKGMTVTLSDEESEDDQGSNESENHTSLSTVIKEKRSMQINPLGVATGVAIPGRNTASNPVCLNSTVFGESSQSETQEVDDDEVTLESVQSMYEELYEDWIKRTKGNSILSKENVELKSQISRLEVILSKKDLELCKVKEELREATQVLAKMNSSSSKLDSLLMIGQNDKAGLDYSNSLFETGESSNAKEKPTVFVKGSVEIPNTTHTEKSAPSKVRMSIKKSKSRKRHFICHCCVVQHPAQHCQQKPDGKKGIWYFDSGCSRHMTGSKDHLIDFVELRSGHVTYGGGAKGRIAGKGTLNVDGLPNLHNVLYVEGLNSNLISTRSADNCYQLGEDIVSNHSKKGITHEFSAPKTPQQNGIAERKNRTLQEMARVMLSSKNISKRFWAETLNTACHISNRVYLRSGSTMTSYEIIMGKRPNLKYFHVFGCVCYVLNDREHLAKFDSKSDKCLFLGYSSNSRAYRMYNLRTRTTMESINVVFDDLADLTGKTIEDEVDGLLNTSETLPNTDVGPGVVTPETTPALAESNDEPEENTENDDGITNDGIDIPTKIQKNHPSSQIIGETFEGMQTRRKEKVDYRKMMGLVCMTSVYSQVSHSCFVSLVEPKNISEALKDEFWVDAMHEELEQFVRNDVWDLVPKPDNVNVIGTKWIFKNKTDESGIVVRNKSRLVAQGYTQIEGIDFDETFAPVARIESVRLLLAIACHMDIKLYQMDVKSAFLNGILKEEAYVNQPKGFEDPHHPNHVYKLKKALYGLKQAPRAWYGKLTEYLLDLGFKRGEVDKTIFIKKSKQDILVCQIYVDDIIFGASSQKDVTEFVNCMSNTFEMSMYAKNVVKKFAAENTKHMKTPTGSSEKLSKDDVAAGVDNTQYRSIIGSLLYLSASRPDIMFSVCLCARYQADPKITHLKAVKRILRYISGTVDLGLWYTKETNTNLVGFSDADWAGNLDDRKSTTGGCFYLGNNLVSWYSRKQNCVSLSTAESEYVAAASCCSQLLWMNQMINDYGFSSDTLIMAGFDRHDIRNEMAASL comes from the exons ATGGAAGGATCAACAAATACTGTTTTTAGGCCTCCCGTGTTGGATGGATCAAACTATGCACTGTGGAAAGTTAAGATGAGGGTTTTTATTAAATCCATTGATGAAAGAGCTTGGCAACGTGTACTTGATGGTTGGAGTCCACCGAAACTCGAGGATGCTGACGGAGACACACGGCTCAAACCTGAAAGTGCCTGGACTGTCGATGAAGTGCAATCTTCAAACTACAATTCCAAGGCTCTCAATGCTATATTTTCATCTGTTGACACAAGGATGTTTAATTTAATCACCACCAGTGTATGCGCCAAAGATGCTTGGGAGATACTCCAGAAACACTGTGAAGGATCTGCAAGTGTGCGAAAAACTAGGCTAAGAATGGTGACATCAAAGTTCGAAAGTTTGAGAATGGAGGACAAGGAGTCCATTCTTGAGTATGACTGCCGGTTGAGACAACTCTCAAATGAATCACATGGCCTAGGAGATCCCATACCAAACGAAAGATTGGTAAACAAGGTTCTGAGATCTCTTCCTGAGAGATTCAATGTCAAAGTTTGCGCCATTGAGGAATCTAAAGACACTTCAAACATCAACCTGGATGAACTCATGAGTTCTCTAAGAACTTTTGAAATGAATCTTGATCTGCAGAAAAAGGATAAAGGGAAGACAATAGCCCTTGAAGCCTCAACCGAATCATATGATGAAATTCTTCAACTATTTAAAGAAGTGGATAAGTCTGATTTAGGTGAAGAATCGATCTCTCTGTTTACTAAGAAATTTGGTGATTACTTGAAGACCAtgagagaaaagaagagaaTTGGGCAAAAATCTGAGCTGCCAAATAACACCATTTTTGCAAAAGCTCAAAAGTTTACTCCTATGAAAGGACAGGTTCGACCAAAAACCGAAGTGCAAATTCAATCTAATGTCAGAAACCTGGACTCAGTGCAATGTAGAGAGTGTTCGGGATATGGACACTATGCCAATGAGTGTGCCAATCGTCTTAGGAAAAACAAAGGCATGACTGTCACCCTGAGTGATGAAGAATCTGAAGATGATCAAGGATCAAATGAATCTGAAAATCACACATCATTATCTACTGTGATCAAGGAGAAACGCTCAATGCAAATCAATCCTTTGGGTGTTGCCACAGGTGTTGCAATACCTGGTCGCAACACCGCTTCGAATCCTGTATGCCTTAATTCGACAGTCTTTGGGGAATCAAGTCAGTCCGAAACACAAGAggttgatgatgatgaagtcACCCTAGAAAGTGTGCAGTCAATGTACGAAGAACTGTATGAAGACTGGATCAAAAGAACAAAAGGAAATTCAATTCTCTCCAAAGAGAACGTTGAGCTGAAGTCTCAAATATCACGACTTGAAGTAATCCtgagcaagaaagatctggAATTATGCAAAGTCAAGGAAGAACTGAGAGAAGCAACTCAGGTACTTGCCAAGATGAATTCAAGTTCATCCAAGCTTGACTCACTTTTGATGATTGGACAGAATGATAAGGCTGGACTTGATTATTCGAATAGTCTGTTCGAAACTGGAGAATCTTCCAATGCAAAGGAAAAACCAACTGTTTTTGTGAAAGGAAGTGTTGAAATCCCCAATACCACACATACTGAAAAGAGTGCTCCATCAAAAGTGCGAATGTCTATCAAGAAGTCTAAATCCAGAAAACGCCACTTTATCTGCCACTGCT GTGTTGTACAACACCCGGCGCAACACTGCCAACAGAAACCCGATGGTAAAAAAG GAATATGGTACTTTGACAGTGGCTGCTCgcgccacatgacaggttctAAAGACCACTTGATTGACTTTGTTGAACTAAGGAGTGGTCATGTGACATATGGTGGTGGTGCTAAAGGAAGAATTGCTGGGAAAGGAACCTTGAATGTTGATGGATTGCCTAATCTACACAATGTGCTCTATGTCGAAGGgcttaactcaaacttaataa GTACTAGGTCTGCTGATAATTGCTATCAACTTGGAGAAGACATAGTGAGCAATCATTCAAAG AAAgggataactcatgaattttcgGCCCCTAAGACTCCTCAACAGAACGGAATAGCCGAAAGGAAGAATAGAACACTGCAAGAAATGGCTAGGGTCATGTTAAGTTCTAAGAATATTTCAAAGAGATTTTGGGCCGAGACCTTGAACACagcatgtcatatttcaaatcgtGTGTACTTAAGGAGTGGTTCTACTATGACATCCTATGAAATCATCATGGGAAAGAGGCCGAACCTCAAGTATTTTCATGTCTTTGggtgtgtatgttatgttttgaatgatcGAGAACATCTTGCAAAATTTGACTCTAAAAGTGACAAAtgtttatttcttggttattcatccAATAGTCGTGCATATCGCATGTATAATCTGAGAACAAGAACGACTATGGAATCTATTAACGTTGTGTTTGACGATCTTGCAGATCTAACAGGAAAAACAATCGAGGATGAAGTTGATGGGCTCCTGAATACAAGTGAGACACTGCCTAACACAGATGTTGGACCCGGTGTTGTAACACCTGAGACAACACCTGCATTGGCAGAATCAAATGATGAACCAGAAGAGAATACTGAAAATGATGATGGTATAACCAATGATGGGATTGACATTCCCACcaagattcagaaaaatcatccatcatctcaGATCATTGGAGAAACATTTGAAGGAATGCAAActagaagaaaggagaaggTAGACTATCGGAAAATGATGGGACTAGTATGCATGACTTCCGTGTACTCTCAAGTAAGCCACTCTTGTTTTGTTTCACTCGTTGAACCCAAAAATATAAGTGAAGccttaaaagatgaattttgggtTGATGCGATGCATGAGgaacttgaacaatttgttaGGAATGATGTGTGGGATCTGGTTCCCAAACCCGACAATGTGAATGTTATTGGAAcaaaatggatttttaaaaacaaaactgatgaatctggaATTGTTGTAAGAAATAAATCTAGGCTAGTTGctcaagggtatactcaaattgAAGGAATTGATTTTGATGAGACATTTGCCCCTGTTGCTCGAATTGAATCAGTCCGACTGTTGCTTGCTATTGCGTGTCACATGGacataaaattatatcaaatggatgtgaaaagtgcatttttgAATGGCATTTTGAAAGAAGAAGCGTATGTAAACCAACCTAAAGGATTTGAAGATCCACACCACCCGAACCATGTCTACAAGTTGAAGAAGGCATTGTATGGGCTTAAACAGGCTCCACGGGCATGGTATGGTAAGCTTACGGAATATTTGCTTGACTTgggcttcaaacgaggtgaggttgataaaactatttttattaaaaagtcaaAGCAAGATATACTTGTGTGTcaaatttatgtggatgacataaTTTTTGGTGCTTCTTCTCAAAAGGATGTTACTGAGTTTGTTAACTGTATGTCTAacacatttgaaatgagcatg tatgcCAAGAATGTGGTAAAGAAATTTGCTGCTGAGAACACTAAACACATGAAAACTCCAACGGGATCGTCTGAAAAATTATCAAAAGATGATGTTGCCgcaggtgttgacaacacccagtATCGCAGCATCATAGGCAGTCTTCTTTACTTAAGTGCGAGTCGTCCCGAcatcatgtttagtgtatgtttgtgtgCTAGATACCAGGCTGATCCTAAAATCACTCATCTAAAGGCTGTCAAAAGAATTTTGCGATATATATCTGGAACAGTTGACTTAGGTCTATGGTACACCAAAGAAACAAACACCAATTTAGTGGGATTTAGTGATGCTGACTGGGCTGGAAACTTAGATGATAGGAAAAGTACCACGGGTGGGTGTTTTTATCTTGGTAACAATTTGGTGTCATGGTATAGCAGAAAGCAAAATTGTGTGTCTTTgtccactgctgaatctgaatatGTTGCGGCTGCTAGTTGTTGTTCACAActtttgtggatgaatcaaatgattaacGATTATGGATTCAGCAGTGACACCTTAATT ATGGCTGGCTTCGATCGTCACGACATCAGAAATGAAATGGCTGCAAGTTTGTAG
- the LOC140814573 gene encoding hydrophobic protein LTI6A-like has translation MADGTATCIDILVAILLPPLGVFLKFGCEVEFWLCLVLTLFGYIPGIIYAIYAITK, from the exons ATGGCTGATGGAACCGCAACTTGCATCGACATTCTCGTCGCCATTCTCCTGCCTCCTCTGGGCGTCTTCCTCAAGTTCGGATGCGAG GTTGAGTTCTGGCTGTGTTTAGTGCTCACCCTTTTCGGGTACATCCCCGGGATCATCTACGCTATATATGCCATCACCAAGTAG